From Oceanispirochaeta sp. M1, a single genomic window includes:
- the mrdA gene encoding penicillin-binding protein 2: MKSRKHISNGRVYLLSAIFLIIIIIYIYKLFNLQIVDNLIYEKKAQEVSQRSNIIPAQRGRIFDRYSDVPLAMNVDSFAVNYTPAYGDEEYLPEMLAKLSEILDVSEEDLKRKFPGSRFSSYVASEIAEGVSFEKITIIAENIEEFPGISWSSKPKRYYNITGSIAHVLGYVGNITNEELQVLYNRGYSLRDVLGKNGIEKQYDHILRGKNGRIYNTVDVRGRQMTKEGNIQLPENGYDLVLTIDRHIQDLAEKALGPRKGSVVVLKPDTGEVLALVSYPGFNPNLFNQKGPNSFGSLSLNPDFPFLNRAIQSSYAPASTFKILLTAAALEDKDFNPNRLIDCKGHMELGNRTFLCHKKTGHGKLNLKEALAESCNIYFGTIGVENLGIAKISEYAHAFGLGVITGIDLQGEVQGNIPTPAWKEKTYNSYWTPGDTLNASIGQGFVSLTALQLANVIAGIVNEEGEIYKPHILKKIVNNTNRTVVEEIAPEVLRNTTVSPQILHTLRDYLRGVIADGTSEVVILNDQVKIAGKTGTGEVGSKSNWHSWFASYGPWTENNDADKIVVVTMIEASNEWEWWAPKAADIIYQGIFGNTNYEETIKALRKRGVWYTRDIVLEGELED, translated from the coding sequence ATGAAATCCAGAAAACATATCAGCAATGGCAGAGTCTATCTGCTCAGTGCGATTTTTCTTATTATTATAATTATCTATATTTATAAACTCTTTAATCTGCAGATTGTGGATAATCTAATCTATGAAAAAAAGGCTCAGGAAGTATCACAGAGATCAAATATAATTCCTGCCCAGAGAGGCCGTATATTCGACCGATATTCTGATGTCCCTCTGGCAATGAACGTTGACTCCTTTGCTGTTAACTACACACCCGCCTATGGAGATGAGGAATATTTACCTGAAATGCTGGCTAAGCTTTCTGAGATTCTGGATGTTTCAGAAGAAGATCTGAAAAGGAAATTTCCCGGTTCCAGATTTTCTTCCTATGTGGCTTCTGAGATCGCAGAAGGTGTTTCATTTGAGAAAATAACTATCATTGCAGAAAATATTGAAGAATTCCCGGGTATCAGCTGGAGCAGTAAACCGAAACGCTACTATAACATTACAGGTTCAATCGCTCATGTTCTCGGATATGTGGGAAACATAACAAATGAAGAGCTGCAGGTCCTCTATAACCGCGGTTACTCCCTGCGAGATGTGTTGGGTAAAAACGGAATTGAAAAACAGTATGACCACATTCTCAGGGGAAAAAACGGTCGTATTTATAATACTGTGGATGTCCGTGGAAGACAGATGACTAAAGAGGGGAATATACAGCTCCCTGAAAATGGTTATGACCTGGTTTTAACCATAGACAGGCATATTCAAGACCTTGCAGAAAAAGCTCTTGGCCCCAGAAAAGGATCTGTTGTGGTTCTTAAACCCGATACCGGTGAGGTTCTGGCACTTGTATCCTATCCGGGATTCAATCCCAATCTCTTTAATCAGAAAGGTCCAAACAGTTTTGGTTCTCTCTCTCTGAACCCTGATTTCCCCTTTCTGAACAGAGCCATACAGTCCTCTTATGCACCTGCGTCAACATTTAAGATTCTACTTACCGCAGCCGCTCTGGAGGATAAAGACTTCAATCCCAATCGGCTTATTGACTGTAAAGGTCATATGGAGCTGGGCAACAGGACATTTCTCTGTCATAAAAAGACGGGTCATGGGAAACTGAACCTCAAGGAAGCCCTGGCTGAATCATGCAATATATACTTCGGTACTATCGGTGTGGAAAATCTGGGGATTGCAAAGATATCTGAATATGCACATGCCTTCGGATTAGGAGTAATAACAGGTATTGACCTGCAGGGAGAGGTACAGGGAAATATCCCGACTCCCGCATGGAAAGAAAAAACCTACAACAGCTACTGGACGCCGGGAGATACACTAAATGCCTCTATTGGACAGGGATTTGTCTCTCTGACAGCTCTTCAGCTGGCCAATGTAATAGCAGGCATTGTTAATGAAGAGGGAGAAATATACAAACCTCATATTCTTAAAAAAATTGTGAATAATACAAACAGAACCGTGGTTGAAGAGATTGCTCCTGAAGTTCTGAGAAATACAACCGTAAGTCCCCAGATTCTGCATACTCTCAGAGACTATTTAAGGGGAGTCATTGCAGATGGAACATCAGAAGTTGTTATTCTCAATGATCAGGTTAAAATAGCTGGTAAGACGGGTACCGGAGAGGTTGGAAGCAAGTCAAACTGGCACTCCTGGTTTGCATCTTACGGCCCCTGGACCGAAAATAATGACGCAGATAAAATTGTAGTGGTAACCATGATCGAAGCATCAAATGAATGGGAATGGTGGGCACCCAAGGCTGCCGATATCATCTACCAGGGTATTTTTGGAAATACTAATTATGAAGAAACCATTAAAGCACTGAGAAAACGGGGAGTCTGGTACACAAGAGATATCGTCCTGGAGGGTGAACTTGAAGATTAA
- the mreD gene encoding rod shape-determining protein MreD codes for MKKNMIIFTLMLISVLLKTTLSRYFSLSFGMPDTTLIILVYVSIRYGSLSGQMSGFTTGLMEDFLSLSPLGFNSLIRMILGQFAGLFHERLNIDPILFPVLSVSLATIVKGALSYLILSVFNIQYSGSIFISSSFGFELLMNALLAPFLFLLLRFLFDRVLKERKTL; via the coding sequence ATGAAAAAAAATATGATAATTTTCACACTTATGCTTATCTCTGTTCTTCTGAAGACAACATTGTCCCGATATTTCAGCCTGAGCTTCGGAATGCCGGATACCACACTGATCATTCTTGTATATGTCTCAATACGATACGGTTCTTTATCAGGACAGATGAGCGGATTTACAACAGGACTGATGGAAGATTTTCTAAGTTTATCCCCTTTGGGATTTAATAGCCTTATCCGTATGATCTTGGGGCAGTTTGCCGGCCTGTTCCATGAAAGACTGAATATAGACCCCATCCTTTTTCCTGTACTCTCTGTTTCTCTGGCTACAATAGTCAAGGGAGCTTTATCCTATCTGATTCTTTCTGTTTTCAATATTCAGTATTCCGGAAGTATCTTTATCAGCAGTTCCTTCGGTTTTGAACTCCTGATGAATGCTCTTCTGGCTCCTTTTCTCTTTCTGCTTCTCCGTTTTCTATTTGACAGAGTTCTCAAGGAAAGGAAGACCCTTTAA
- the mreC gene encoding rod shape-determining protein MreC, whose protein sequence is MAHNQQSSRFWGIPSFLVLIIINVVILIFSTNSMLVSPKSLGMSFLSIFQEGINNTVTWFSGTVNSINELKNLKEEYDSTLNKLTAYEQMDRNFEEVNRENELLREHLGFSRALEIDHINARIIAKDPVSLFSSFIINKGSKDGIVKGMPVTSYQNGVIGLVGKIIETGINSSQVIPIYNSTSFVAARFQYSRFEGLIAGLGDSENHLIMNYVKKTALTQINIDDRVITSGMQSLYPGGISIGKVKSITSREYNTSLEIEVFPTIDFGKLEYVFVLTEDKEQIR, encoded by the coding sequence ATGGCTCATAATCAGCAAAGCAGCAGATTCTGGGGAATACCATCATTTCTGGTTCTCATCATAATCAACGTAGTCATACTCATCTTTTCAACAAACTCAATGCTCGTATCCCCAAAATCACTGGGGATGAGCTTTCTCTCTATTTTTCAGGAAGGGATAAATAATACAGTTACCTGGTTTTCAGGTACTGTTAACTCTATTAATGAACTGAAAAACCTGAAAGAGGAGTATGATTCAACTCTTAACAAACTTACTGCTTATGAACAGATGGATCGGAATTTTGAAGAAGTAAACAGAGAAAATGAACTTCTCAGGGAACATCTGGGGTTTTCCAGAGCACTTGAAATTGATCATATAAATGCCCGCATCATTGCCAAGGACCCCGTAAGCCTTTTTTCCTCGTTTATCATAAATAAGGGATCTAAAGACGGCATAGTGAAAGGTATGCCTGTCACGTCTTATCAGAACGGTGTTATAGGTCTTGTAGGTAAAATTATTGAAACCGGTATTAATTCATCCCAGGTTATCCCTATCTACAATAGTACAAGTTTTGTAGCAGCCCGTTTTCAGTACTCCCGTTTTGAAGGACTGATTGCCGGATTGGGTGATTCTGAGAATCATCTCATAATGAATTATGTAAAGAAAACAGCATTAACCCAGATCAATATCGATGACAGGGTAATTACATCAGGAATGCAGTCTCTTTATCCTGGAGGAATATCTATCGGGAAAGTAAAAAGTATCACTTCAAGAGAATATAACACCTCCCTTGAAATCGAAGTTTTCCCGACAATTGATTTTGGTAAGCTGGAATATGTATTTGTTCTGACCGAGGACAAGGAGCAAATCAGATGA
- a CDS encoding rod shape-determining protein, with translation MARSNKLFGGFSTDIGIDLGTCNTLIYVRGKGIVISEPSVVAIERGTKKVVAVGTEAKRMLWKTPGDIVAIRPLRDGVIADLETTEKMLRYFISKVLPKRWLIKPRMVIGVPSCITEVERRAVEESAFKAGAREVKIIEESLAAAIGADIPIFEPAGHMVCDIGGGTTEISVISLGGMVVSNAIRLAGDAFDIAIIKHVRSVHNLIIGEQTAERLKINIGNAAPDNKIEKMEIKGTDAITGLPRRLEIDSVEVREALQEPINAIVEEVKRTLGQTPPELAADIVERGIVMTGGGSALKGLPKLLSKETGVPVILAENPLLCVALGAGMYFDYAKGASNSRSIYDTLNS, from the coding sequence ATGGCTCGTTCTAATAAATTATTTGGCGGATTCTCAACTGATATAGGTATCGATCTCGGTACATGTAATACATTAATCTATGTCAGAGGAAAGGGGATCGTCATCAGCGAACCTTCAGTAGTTGCCATTGAAAGGGGAACTAAAAAAGTAGTTGCCGTCGGTACTGAGGCTAAGAGGATGCTCTGGAAAACTCCAGGAGATATCGTCGCCATTCGCCCTCTGAGAGACGGAGTAATTGCAGATCTTGAAACTACAGAAAAGATGCTCCGCTACTTTATTTCCAAGGTTCTCCCCAAACGCTGGCTTATAAAACCCAGAATGGTTATCGGTGTTCCTTCCTGTATTACAGAAGTTGAACGGAGAGCCGTTGAAGAGAGCGCATTCAAGGCCGGTGCCAGAGAAGTTAAGATTATTGAAGAATCTCTTGCTGCTGCCATCGGAGCCGATATTCCCATTTTCGAACCTGCAGGACATATGGTCTGCGATATCGGTGGCGGAACTACAGAAATATCTGTGATATCACTGGGTGGTATGGTTGTTTCCAACGCCATCAGACTCGCGGGAGACGCCTTTGATATCGCAATAATCAAACATGTACGCTCTGTTCACAACCTTATTATTGGAGAACAGACTGCTGAACGATTAAAAATCAATATTGGAAACGCTGCACCTGATAATAAAATTGAAAAAATGGAAATAAAGGGAACCGATGCCATCACTGGACTTCCCCGTAGACTTGAAATAGACTCAGTAGAGGTCAGAGAGGCTCTTCAGGAGCCTATCAATGCTATCGTTGAAGAAGTTAAGAGGACTCTGGGTCAGACACCTCCTGAGCTTGCTGCTGACATTGTGGAAAGAGGAATTGTTATGACTGGAGGCGGATCTGCTCTCAAGGGATTACCTAAACTGCTTTCAAAAGAGACGGGAGTACCCGTAATTCTTGCGGAAAATCCTCTTCTCTGTGTGGCTCTTGGTGCTGGGATGTACTTTGATTACGCCAAGGGTGCAAGCAACAGTCGCAGCATCTACGACACTCTGAACTCTTAA